From the Desulfobacterales bacterium genome, the window TGCCAAAACCCAAAAACGCCATGGAGGTATTTCAGCTGCTCGACAAATCCAACTGCCGGGAGTGCGGTGAGAAAACATGCCTGGCCTTTGCCGGCGCCGTATTCCAGGGCAAACGCCATATCGCCGATTGCCCCAAGCTGGATCGCGAAATCATTGCGCGCTTTTCCGGGTCGGATGAAGAAGCCAATTCCGGTTTTGTGGAAGGGGCCGATTTTCTGGAGCAGCTTAAAAAGGAAATTACCGCTGCTGATTTGCCCGAGGCGGCTCAGAGAGTGGGCGCCGATTTTATGGGCAACAAACTGACGCTGAAGGTGCTGGGCAAAGATTTTAGCGTCGATACCGACGGAAATCTGTATACCCAGATCCACATCAATCCCTGGGTGGCGGTTCCGTTTCTGATTTATATCCTGGCCGGCAAAGGGCTGCCGGTCTCCGGCAACTGGGTTTCGTTTCGCGAGTTAAAAGACGGCAAGGAACGCTATGCCCTTTTTAAAAAGCGCTGCGAGGACGCCATGAAACAGGTGGCTGACAGCTACACCGCACTCTTTGACGACCTGGTCCATATTTTCAGCGCCCAACAGGTGGAAGAGCAATTTGAATCCGACATTTCGGTGGTGCTGCATCCGCTGCCCAAAGTGCCCATGATGATCTGTTACTGGCAGCCTGAAGATGGGCTTGAATCCAGTTTGAATGTATTTTTTGACCAGACCGCCGATCAAAACCTGAATGCCGATGCGGTCTTCACCCTCGGCGTGGGACTGGCCCAGATGTTTTCCAAGCTGTCCTTGCGCCACGGTTTTGACGAGGCCAGATCGATAAAATAGACCCCTTTAGCAACCATCCGTGCAACATTTGCACAACGTGAAAAACCCGCTGAATCTGATCAGCGGGCTTTTTTTCTGCGGTTATAGGAAAACCGGTATTTAAGTTTGCTCAAGCGGTTTGAGCTGACCGACCGAATCACCGGCGAGGCCGTCAGGTGGCCCCGGCGGTCGACCTGCATACCCGACTCCCCTGGTTGAAGAGATGCCAAAATCCGGATAGGCATTGCCGCCGTGCTCCACCAGATCGAGCCCTTCCAATTCATCTTCAGGCGCGACCCTGAGTCCGACAGCTTTATCGATGAGTTTGAACATCAAAAATGCGGTTGGAAATACCCACAAAAAGCAGGCCCCGATGCCCAAAAGCTGCACACCAATGATTTTCAACGAGGTGCCGCCGATATTAAAAATACCGGCTGCCAGGGTGCCCCAGGCACCGCAAACCCCATGAACCGATATAGCGCCCACCGGGTCATCGACTTTGATTTTATCCCAGAACAGCACCGACAGCACCACAAGGATTCCGGCAGCGGCACCAATAATGACAGCACTTAGCGGGGTGACTGTGGCACATGGACTGGTAATGGCCACCAGACCGGCCAGGGCACCGTTTAAACTCATGCCGACTTCCGGTTTGCCGAACCGGATCCAGGACATCACCATGGCCAGGACAGCACCGGCTGCTGCAGCCAGGTTGGTATTGACGAATATGAGCGCAATATCTTTGTTGGCCGCGGTGGTTGACCCGGGATTGAACCCGAACCAACCCAGCCATAGGATGAAAACACCCAGCGCCGCCAACGGCAAGTTATGGCCCAGAATTGGTTTGGTGCGGCCGTCTTTGGTATATTTTCCCAGGCGGGGACCGAGCACCAGGGTGCCGGCCAGGGCTGCCCAGCCGCCCACCGAGTGCACCACGGTCGATCCGGCAAAATCAATAAACCCGAGGTTTTCGAGCCAGCCGCTGCCGTTGAAAAGGCTGCCCCAGGCCCAGCTGCCGAAAACCGGATAGATCAGGGCGCTGAGCACGACGCTGTAAATCAGGTAAACGGAAAATTTGGTTCTTTCGGCCATGGAACCGGAAACGATGGTGGCGGCAGTGGCGCAAAATACGGCCTGAAACATCCAAAACGCCAGCACCCACGGATCGCCGCCGACCTCAAAATCGGACAGAAAAAAGCCCGAGGTTCCAAACCAGCCGGTCGAAGAGGCACCAAACATGAGGCCAAAGCCGACAGCCCAGAACGCCAGCGAGCCCATCGAAAAATCCATCAGGTTTTTCATCAGGATGTTGACGGCAT encodes:
- a CDS encoding DUF3786 domain-containing protein: MPKPKNAMEVFQLLDKSNCRECGEKTCLAFAGAVFQGKRHIADCPKLDREIIARFSGSDEEANSGFVEGADFLEQLKKEITAADLPEAAQRVGADFMGNKLTLKVLGKDFSVDTDGNLYTQIHINPWVAVPFLIYILAGKGLPVSGNWVSFRELKDGKERYALFKKRCEDAMKQVADSYTALFDDLVHIFSAQQVEEQFESDISVVLHPLPKVPMMICYWQPEDGLESSLNVFFDQTADQNLNADAVFTLGVGLAQMFSKLSLRHGFDEARSIK
- a CDS encoding ammonium transporter, whose amino-acid sequence is MKKLYLTFLFVVISISRVWSGDEAPTVESNKNLIDLVQTHADYVWTLVAAALVFFMQAGFAMVEAGFTRAKNAVNILMKNLMDFSMGSLAFWAVGFGLMFGASSTGWFGTSGFFLSDFEVGGDPWVLAFWMFQAVFCATAATIVSGSMAERTKFSVYLIYSVVLSALIYPVFGSWAWGSLFNGSGWLENLGFIDFAGSTVVHSVGGWAALAGTLVLGPRLGKYTKDGRTKPILGHNLPLAALGVFILWLGWFGFNPGSTTAANKDIALIFVNTNLAAAAGAVLAMVMSWIRFGKPEVGMSLNGALAGLVAITSPCATVTPLSAVIIGAAAGILVVLSVLFWDKIKVDDPVGAISVHGVCGAWGTLAAGIFNIGGTSLKIIGVQLLGIGACFLWVFPTAFLMFKLIDKAVGLRVAPEDELEGLDLVEHGGNAYPDFGISSTRGVGYAGRPPGPPDGLAGDSVGQLKPLEQT